The following nucleotide sequence is from Apium graveolens cultivar Ventura chromosome 4, ASM990537v1, whole genome shotgun sequence.
TTAATTCCTAGACTCTCAACGTCTATATAAAGGGTTTTACCCCTTCAACTTGACCAAGAACGTTTTGAATAAGAGTTTCACATGTCACAAAGTCGAGAAGACATCCTTCAAGCCACGAGGTCATTACCTAGAACgacgttttagacttagtcctcGAAGAACATGAAAGTTACTACGTCCTTGGTGAGATCGTGCTGTCATAGCCTTGAGGGCATGaatcaccaagaactacgttttgaCTTGATTCTTGGCATACatcaaggtacgtaggcatcttgtgagggcAAATTCAAGGCACAAAACACAAGCGCAGCCATTAAAACTCGAAACTTATCAAACTCTGACATTAAATATCTGCATTAAAGAAATACatgttttttatccataacaataatttaaataaaataaattgtgTTTTTATccataataataatttaaataaaatacatTGTGTATTCGTATAATTCCCTGCGTTTATAATTTCCTGCGTTTATAGATAACTTTTTTCATAACATTTTCATGTAAATTAATATAGAAGTGATAGGAATCGCAGTGGTCGGCTTGATTTGTCCAACGAGTGCGAGTTGTCTAATAATGTTATTTTTGTTGTGAATTGATTGTCACATGGTCAAATATGTAATAGTAGGGCTAAACTTAGGTGTAGAATTTTTACAATTTGTATTAATTGCATGTCTCCTTTCACTTGCTATAAATATAGCTTGAATCAGTGAATGAAAAATGCACCTAGCGATTCTTTCtctgcttcttcttcttctcatATTGCTCTCTCTCCGGTTAAATATAGTAGTTATTTAACAGCTCTTTTATTACTATAACCAGTATTTTATAACATGTTATCACCACGAAGCCCTGTCGAAACTGAGAaggtataattttaatttaaatatgcatatatatgagtagacgtggttacaccctctacatataatttttatatatctatGACCGAAGTAGACGTGGTTATACCCTctactaataatttaaatatatatggatggagcaccgcctattaaaattattttacggtaccatttaattttgggtaataccgaagtatagtgggaaccttaatttataaattgcatAACTATCGGATAATAACTTTTTGCCCCTAACTAACTTATGCAGGATTGtccattttaatttattattggtcggagataatctgcatacgcagacgtccgtatggcgggtgaaaatccatttgtcattttatatatagatttatttataatatcaatgataataatgatatatacattGATTCTTGCGTATTTATTAACGCACTCGATTAACTaggattttatgtaatatttacattgatgaattaaaattagataatttttcgtgttaattcagatttagtatgacaaatattacaagcttgtcgttcgttgccttggacatttctggcgataattatttatcatgggtACAAGATGTAAAGTTGCACTTGGGTTCAAAGAAATTAAGCGATACAATAAAGGCAGAAAATAAATCCACAGCCGAAGAAAACTTTACCTCTATAATTTTTCTCCGACACCACATGCATGAAGATTTAAAATCTGAGTACTTAGAAGTCGAGGATCCctttattttatgggaaaatctaAAGGATAGGTTCGATCACCAGAAACTAGTTTATCTACCTGCAGCTGAAAATGATTGGGCTAATTTAAGACTTCAGGATTTTAAGAGTGTCCGAGCATATAGCTCTGCTTTGTTCAAAATAAGTTATAGGCTTATTATGTGTGGTGAGAAAGTTACGGAAAAAAGAAAAATCGATAAAACACTATCAACTTTTCACCCCAACAATATCAACTTAGCAGAGATGTACAGGGAGCGCAAATTTACTAAGTTCGGGGATCTTCTATCAACTCTCCTCGTTGCTGAACAGAATCATAAATTGGTGATTAAGAATCATCAATCCCGTCCAACAGGATCTGCCCCATTACCTGAAGTAAATAACATGTCATTCCAGCAGAATGTACGTGGAAAAAGGTATAGAGGTGGACGGGGCCAAGGGCGGTACCGTGGACGAGGTCGGAGCCACGGGCATTTTCGTCCATATAACAACTCTGGTCACCGGAAGTGGCAATCTGAATCACAGAGTAAAAGAAAGGCACCACGAGGAGGAAAAACTGAAAATGTTTGCTATAGGTGCGGCATGAATGGGCACTGAACACGTAATTGTCATACACCAGATCATCTTGTTAAGTTATACCAATCTTCTCaaaaatcaaaagagaaaatggTAGAAACAAATTTTGCCAACAATAACATAGATCATTTCCCAAGAATCACAACTGGAGGAATAAGCATTAATGGTCCGAATGAACCTAACGAAATTCCCATATGGGAGGCTGAAGATTAGTTTCATATAATTATTATAGTAGTGTGTATTGTGTGCTTTATTTTGTTTGAACTATGTAGTGTGTTAtgttcttatcaaataaattatgtttcttaattatatacagaatggactctgaagatatatgcattgctgattgtggtacaactcatacgattctacagaaccaaaagtattttacccaaataaccaaaaccaaagctcaagtcggaacgatttccggcgtatctaatataatcgaaggttttggaaaagctagtttCGTCCTACCTAACGGTACCCACATACACATTTCAAATGCATTATATTCTAGTAAGTCTActagaaatcttcttagttttaaagatatccgactcaacaattttcacatcaaaactacctctgaggctgataaagaatatcttcttattacttccgctaatcctagcaacaagaaaatcttagaaaagtttCACTCACTTTCCTCAGGATTATATATAATGAAAATTAAAACTATTGAGTCACACAATGTCGTTGCTTCCAAACTCGTAGATCCAAAATCTTTTACACTTTGGCATGAAAGATTAGGTCAACCTGGCGTCTCTATGATGCGTCGTATTATAGAGAATTCTACTGGtcattgttagggcgaaaacatgcgctaatattcacgcaagtatacgcgttcgcaagtaatatagaatactttctagttcgttccctcagagactcagactaaattattatctaattaaactcactcaccaatgtatgattacttctcaatgttaagataataacacttaaaattgttgattaaatattaactataattaactacttaattaaccacttaactaacacttcaatttatcaataatgaaacactcatgagatcacaacttcattattacttccttctatagtcattgttattacctttagcatgtgacagtgatgatattaatcgaataacacaaaactgataaaagccaactttcattgtactaataccattccaccaagcatccacaattaagatagaagttgaatagtcatcaattatattgagttcctatatgtctatagaaattgacaacacaacgatttaagcacaagtttttcctttttgattacatagggaaaataaaactgttagagttacccactaatcatgctcaacgtacatgaacctatgctagcatggcaagttctaaatctcaagatccaccgtcgcttcacaagagattaacaccctatcttatatgttcgcgacgcacataagacgaatacgcacaaccaatactagatatcaagcaatcatcacacactaaagtattaaacaattaactaaagaattccataataaatctgttgcaaccccatgatcacgattagcccataatagaacttatcgccatcatgggttcatatgaaatcatgataaacaaacacaagaaaataataactaaactaattatattaaaacagagtacgtcacaagagtaaataagtcaagcaagaaaactagcatccaacgttacaacgaaacaagaatcacaagaaaatatgcttcctcttcgttgcggtgtgctaaatcggtcttcttccttatctccttcgcttcttgcgtaaaacacaaactaaaacataatccccttaatactctctgtgaaaacgtctcaaatctacctatataatagtcccataaaactcagattacatagaagttggaagccaaacagaagtagaagtctaaaataatttatctttttccccgaccctgcgcggccgctcagcatagctttgcgggcgcgcaggttgctgcgcggccgctcagcattgctgcgcgggcgcgcaggcctctactggaaaaaatccaggtttgctccgtttcttcaccgtaatctgcccattcctttcctctcgcaatggtgaacacatgccaaggcttatttttgatgattcctcccccgaaatgcaactaataccctgaaatgcataaacactagaaaaacgcatcaaatacacaaaatacttgatttcaagacaccaatttaagccattttaagacgttctaagtggtataaaatgccacttatcacacccccaaacttaaatcgatgcttgtcctcaagcgtcacagactcaaaaacaaataaaaatatgcatgaatgcaatctatatgaaaatgcaacgatcccccttactacaattaaccaaccaaattgtcacatctcaacgaatgcagttagacaactaaagatcaataaactcatgcaaacggacatacagccagaaacgtggtgtgtgcaaatgcttaacagatatgcttcggaactagaccaattactatgactagactatcctcaaggcaatcctacgattatacaaagaataaaaattctaggcacaaagtgatatacaacactacaagactctggagcttattacggaatcgtgctttttatttacaactcaaatgcttatttgaccgtgcaatgagtgaggtccacaaaagacttatacaatggtatccatgtaacgagcgttaggttagcggatcccagactctaaaatccttaggtcactaggcacaaagtcccctaagaacttaataactcgaataccaaagagcccactcttgatcaattatgcaattttttttttaataacttctgagcaagtgcgtttcgctccatcttgctcaaccctagactactcgcaacatatgcgagccggctactagccatttgacgcctagccacaactagcaacaacttccatatttttttctccaaaattttttctttttcatgtctttatcactaagaacctataatcgaattctaagcataataagtagattgaccttgaaaacaaccaaatcataacaacaatctagcccttacgcattttttaagacttagtggacttacaattgtttctagcatgcatatcaacctacataacttaatatcactttaatgctatcactacactcgcatcaatatcacaattcagtcgataacttattgcaaaagggatcatggtaaatgcatgagctacatgacattcataaaaaaaaaactaaatggcataaattatgcaactatatgaactaaactatcatgaatatgcaactaaatgacacacacacaatattccttaactaccacccccaaactaaaaatcttcattATCCTCaatgaaagtagtagaaaggaacacagggtatacctactcggagtcatcatcatcatcaccctcagtgggtggagtatcaggcggtgggtatgcagagtcctcaccaaaaactggccactggatatcagctccaaggcctcgaaaagcagtccctaacgcaagggtgagctcctgagcaaacctactctgcgtctcatacatggcatccatccgccgtgaaagcctcctatactgggcatcacccatcccagcaccctcctgagctctcgaagaaccagcctcatcacgccctggcctagccatagtagcacctcgtgctggacgccctcttggaagatgataacccagcccatgctcctcaggctcaccaccggtccactcctgcatcccattcagagtgccagaatcaatcgaagtggctggcaactgcaactgctcatgagccggccagttcactcccactgctcggcatagcttcgtaaccgtggatgcataagggatgttcatatgctttgctcccctcaaaaacttcagaattccttggtagataaactcaccaaggtccacatagtactcatcatgctgaattccccacaacaactgtgctctctcaactgtgacctcgtgtgcatgtgaagaaggcaaaatattagcacatataaatgcattccatgcacgggcatacctgttcatggcgatcgccggaaagtgacgatactcattattgcctggactgcgggtccaaactgtgcccggtcgacagagagtcgcacaaatcaaatccaagtcaaaatcctcagcagtcttttcattccagttctcctcctcgggcttcctctctcgctgtccaatcacacggtgaatcgccgcaggatgataatcaaccgtcagcccacggactacagaaaacccattcttttcagccttcgcgttcgcgtagaactcgcgaacaacgctcatcggtactgcttcgggtgactcacaaaaagctatccaccccttctctgcaatcatgggcaacaactcaccatccctccctgatggtaaaaaccccctctccttcagaatcggcttccccaacagcctagtgtactcctcctccgcagctctgtcagttaaccgaggccttgcagcagtacccctcgatgaatcagcagtaggaactgtgctgctgctgtcaatagtgcgtgctctcttgggtgccattgattcgtgaataaaagtgtgtaagaactgatttttgatgtttgtgagaggggttaagtgtaggaagttttgtgggagatatgtaggataggtgtatgtatatatagggtgtggattagattagggtttgggaattaagggataaaatgatggggtagtgggaacaattcgtgggtttatgggctaaaactatttttatgtttttgtttgtttttttttttctgaactgtaaaaaaatttctggaactcgacccctgcgcggccgctcagcatagctgcgcgggcgcgcagagggtctctggaaaaaaaaaattcagcccttgttttctgattttttttgtgtttttggataggttattaacttctaagggttcctgtaacaacaattcatgggttgcctcccacgcagcgcttctttttcgtcattagcttgacatttcgtaccctgctcaagtagtcaacaaaatggcactaaccacttctcggtttgccatgtccccatagtagtgcttcaaccgctgaccgttaaccttgaatgcttggtccggatcattctcaaaaatttccaccgctccatgtggaaacacagttttgacaataaaaggtccagatcaccttgatttcaacttcccaggaaaaagtcggagccgagagttgaataagagaacttgttgccctggcacaaataactttggatgtagcttcctatcgtgccacctcttcaccttttccttatacattttgttattttcgtacgcttgaagtcgaaattcatccaattcattaagctgaagcattctttttttaccagctgcatctaaatccaggttcaacttcttcaatgcccagtaggccttatgctcaagctccgcaggtagatgacatcccttaccgtacaccaactggaacggtgacatcccaagtggagttttgtatgctgttctgtaagcccaaacagcttcatcgagctttaaagaccaatccttccttgacgaacaaacaaccttctctagaatgcgctttatctctctgttagacacttccgcttgaccatttgtttgcggatgataggcagtagctactcgatgattcacattataacgctgcatcatagaagtgaacttacggttgcaaaaatgcgatccttcatcacttatgattacccgaggtgttccaaaccttgtgaaaatttgcttataaagaaaatttagcactgcctttgcatcatttgtcggtaaagctttaacttcgacccattttgagacataatcgactgccagcaagatgtactgattattgcaagacgagataaaaggccccatgaaatcgattccccatacatcaaagacctcgacttcaagcatcacatttaatggcatttcatccttccttgacaaatttcccactctttggcaacgatcacaccttaaaacaaactgatgagcatccttgaacaaagtaggccagaaaaaacctgcttgtagaatacaagctgccgtcttctcacctccatagtgtcccccataaaccgtggaatggcagtctcgtaatatcccctccgtctcacagaacgggatacatctcctgatgatctggtcagctccctgtctaaacaaatatggttcatcccacatataccacttcacctcatgcagaaacttcttcttttgagcggatgtcaaattaggaggcattatattactgacgaaatagtttacaatatctgcaaaccatggttcttcctcctgaattgcaaacaactgctcatccggaaaagattcattgattaacgtcttatcttgtgaagtagaatcgggattctccaacctagagagatggtcagctacttgattctcagtaccttttctatctttgatctctaactcaaattcctgaagtaaaagcacccaacgaatgagtctcgacttcgaatccttcttagaaaccagatagcgaatagctgcatgatcagtgaatactgttactttcgtaccaagcagataagattgaaatttctcaaagccaaagactatagccaaaagctccttctcagtagtggtgtagttcaattgggcaccatttaaagtcttactcgcatagtagaccacatggaagagatttttcttgcgctgtcccagaactgcacctaccacataatcactcgcatcacacatcatctcaaacggttctgtccaatctggtgctgtaatgactggtgccgtgatcaaactctccttgagagtctcgaatgctgccaaacattcatcatcaaatttgaacggcacatctttctcaagcaaattgcacaacggcttagatatctttgaaaagtccttgatgaatcgccgataaaaacccgcatgaccaagaaaactacggattcctttcacagaattaggtgggggaagattttcaatgactcccacattggccttgtccacctccagacccttgctagagaccttatgcccaaggataatgccttcacgcaccataaaatgacatttctcccaattaagcaccaaattagtttccacacatcttttgagtacggcgcgcagattattcaaacattcatcatatgagtgtccaaagacggagaagtcatccatgaacacttcgacattatttccaatcatgtcagagaatatagccatcatacatctctgaaaggtggccggggcgccacataacccaaacgaaactctgcgaaaagtaaatgtgccaaatggacaagtgaaggtagttttttcctgatcctctggtgcaatacaaatctgattatacccggaataaccatccagaagaaaaaaatactcatgacccgccaatctgtcaagcatctgatcaataaatggaagggggaagtgatccttccttgtggctttgttcaattttctataatccatgcatactctccatcctgtaactgttcgagtagggatgagctcattcttttcatttgcgaccacagtgatacctcccttcttaggtacacattgtacggggctcacccacgagctgtcagaaataggctaaatgatgcctgcatctagccatttcagaatttctttcttcaccacctccttcatgatgggattcaatcttcgctgctgttccacagttggcttactaccttcctctagcagaattttatgcatacaatatgaaggacttatccccttgatgtctgctatggtccatcctatagccgatttgaattctctcaaaatccttaagagcttgtcttcctcactacctgaaaggtcagataaaataataacaggtaacgtagatgaatcacctaaaaaagcatacctcaagtgttcaggtaatggcttgagctccaaggtaggtgcttcctctattgatggtttgagcttcccttcagcgttcttgaggtcagaagtaccaagagattcaaatggtatgtccagctttcgcttccagggagaagcgttcagatattgtaattgctcgttgctatcttcatcatcgctgtcaaaatcccccactaaggccttttccaaggcatcagacattagcatgtgatcgagttccgaagtaaccgcagaatcaatcacatccacttttaagcactcctcatcttctgtagggaatttcattgccttgaatacgttgaaggtcacatcctgatcttggacccgcatagtaagttcccctttttacacatctatcaaggtacggccagtagccaagaaaggccttcccaagattatgagaatcttcttatcttcctcaaaatccagaataacaaaatctgctggaaagaagagcttatccactttgacgagcacatcctcaactatgccccttgggtaagtaatggaacggtcagccaattgtagtgacatgtacgtgggttttggatcaggcagatccagttttttaaagatcgacaacggcatcagattaatgcttgctcccaaatcacaaaggcacttgtcaaacgtcagattgccaattgtgcaaggaatggtgaagctccctggatctttcagttttggtggtaacttttgctgcagaacagcgctgtattcttccgtgagagcaacggtttcaaggtcatccagtttcaccttccttgaaagaatagtcttcataaacttcgcataactaggcatttgttccagagcctcagcgaaaggtatattgatgtgaagtttcttgaacacctccagaaacttcccgaactgtctatccagcttttgttgctgcaatctcttaggaaaaggtggtggaggatagagttgtttctcccctgtattagcctcaggcagagtgtgttcaacagtagtcttccttggttccgccgctttctccttttgcttagattcttcacctctaatttcagcttcgacttcctttgccttttcagcatcagccacttttccagaccttaaggtaatagccttgacttgctctttagcttccttcctacctggtacttccgtgtcactgggaagagtgccaggtttacgattgagcactgcattggctaattgaccaatttgattttccaaggtcttgatagaaaccgcctgactcttgcacaacagcttaagttcctcaaaatcagcactagtaggtgcagctgcacttccctgttgaggatatgattgccttgtagcatactgctgtggttgctggaatccaggtgggttaaactgtttactcactccttgctgatatggtggctgaatagcattctgattattcccccagctgaaatttggatgatttctgttgttaggatgataagtcgctggcacaggctgctgttgtcgctgataattattcacatactgaacagatttatttacaagagaacactgatccatagcatgagaacctgcacaaagctcacaaaccatagctatttaattaactccatacgtagccagagaatcaaccttcattgatagcgcttggagctgggttgcaatagcggtggctgcatcaacttccagaatacctgctaccttgcctgacgtcatcctctgagttgggttttgatgctcatttgcagccatcgtctcgataagattatacgcctcagtatagcttttagcccataaggcgcctccagctgctgcatcgagcatgggccgagattgggcccccaaaccaaTATAGAAACCAGttatcaccatccaatccggcattccatgatgtggacattttctcaacatttccttgtagcgttcccaagcctcgcacatagattctgtaggttgctgcgcaaactgagtaagagcactcctcatagcagcagtctttgccatcggataaaacttcaccagaaacttttgcgcaagatcttgccacgtagtgatggacccagctggttcagaatgtaaccagtctttagtcttgtcccttagtgagaatgggaaaagcctcaacttgatagcctcatcagtcacgccattatacttaaaagtgctgcagatctcgacaaaattccttatgtgcatgttggggtcttcagttgccgctcctccaaaagaaacagaattctgcaccatctgaatagttcccggcttgatttcaaaggtgttagcttgaatagccggatgaaggatgcttgactgaatgtcatcaattttaggccgaaaaaaatccataagagctggatcagcttgaacaatacgatctcccatgtttactggttctttctgctcagttcctgaatccgaatcctcaaaatctaacttctccg
It contains:
- the LOC141718411 gene encoding uncharacterized protein LOC141718411; amino-acid sequence: MHEDLKSEYLEVEDPFILWENLKDRFDHQKLVYLPAAENDWANLRLQDFKSVRAYSSALFKISYRLIMCGEKVTEKRKIDKTLSTFHPNNINLAEMYRERKFTKFGDLLSTLLVAEQNHKLVIKNHQSRPTGSAPLPEVNNMSFQQNVRGKRYRGGRGQGRYRGRGRSHGHFRPYNNSGHRKWQSESQSKRKAPRGGKTENVCYRCGMNGH